One part of the Pristis pectinata isolate sPriPec2 chromosome 15, sPriPec2.1.pri, whole genome shotgun sequence genome encodes these proteins:
- the LOC127578575 gene encoding epiphycan-like translates to MGKIINIKTELSHPLVGRLEPSENSVLDTYDSDYEEGVTPLEHLDSGAPSVPGLLGPDTKEGLPTCLLCTCLGGSVYCDDTNIKSIPPLPKDTTHFYARFNKITSIKKGDFDGLNHLKRIDVTGNRISSIDEDALRQLPELVDLMIASNELVQLPELPKTMVNIDASYNKLHSNGIKKEAFKDMNNLAFLYLAGNALNYVPLPLPESLRSINLQNNNVQQIDDDTFCNSKDIHYVRKALELIRLDGNPINLSKTPNAYICLPHVPYGKY, encoded by the exons ATGGGtaaaatcattaatattaaaACAGAACTTAGTCATCCATTG GTTGGCAGACTGGAACCTTCAGAGAACAGTGTGCTTGATACCTATGACAGTGACTATGAGGAGGGGGTGACTCCCCTTGAACATTTGGattctggtgctcccagtgtgccTGGCCTTCTTGGCCCTGACACGAAAGAAG GTCTTCCAACATGTCTTCTGTGTACCTGCCTGGGTGGGTCTGTCTACTgtgatgatacaaatatcaaaAGCATACCTCCTCTTCCTAAAGATACCACACACTTCTATGCacgtttcaacaagatcaccagCATAAAGAAAGGAGATTTTGATGGGCTAA ATCATCTAAAGAGGATTGACGTAACAGGTAATAGGATCTCTTCAATTGACGAAGATGCTTTAAGGCAGCTGCCTGAACTGGTGGATCTGATGATCGCTTCAAATGAACTTGTACAGCTTCCAGAGCTTCCCAAAACTATGGTCAACATTGATGCAAGTTACAATAAACTACACAGCAATGGGATAAAAAAAGAGGCATTCAAA GATATGAATAACCTAGCATTTCTGTATCTGGCTGGCAATGCACTGAATTACGTCCCACTTCCTTTGCCTGAAAGTCTTCGTTCTATTAACCTACAG AACAACAATGTTCAGCAGATTGATGATGACACTTTCTGTAATTCAAAAGACATTCACTATGTTCGCAAGGCTCTAGAGCTCATTAGACTGGATGGAAATCCCATTAATCTCAGCAAAACACCTAATGCCTATATTTGTCTTCCTCATGTGCCCTATGGCAAATATTAA